The Solanum lycopersicum chromosome 2, SLM_r2.1 DNA window TTTGACCTTCAGATCTCAACCCCCTTTCAATACTGTGTCCTCAATCTCTTCTTTACTCGGTGCTAATCCTTCACAGCTCTCTCAGCTCAATTCTGTTTCTCAAAATGCTACCTTTAACACCAATCAAATGGTTCTTGTTCCTGTCACTTGTTCTTGTTCAGGTCAGTTTTATCAATCAAATGCATCTTATGTTATCAGAAGGGATGATAGTTTCTTGAATATTGCAATGAATACCTTACAAGGATTGTCAACTTGCCAAGCTATCAACGCGGAGAACAGTGAACAAGCTAACAATCTTGTTGTTGGTTCAAGAATTAATGTTCCTCTGCGATGTGCTTGTCCTACACAAAACCAAACTAATAATGGTACAAATTATCTGCTTACTTATTTGATTGCTTCTGGGGAATTTGTTTCCTTTATTAGTGATAAATTTGGGGTGGATTTTAGGGCAACTCTTGCTGCTAATAGTATACCAGAAGATGCTCCTACTGTCTTTCCAAATACTACTCTATTAGTTCCTTTATCGACCCCACCTTTGAGTTCCCAAGTTGCTGGACCATCTCCACCACCGCCTCCTGCGACAACACCAACACCACCTGCTGTCCCTGTATCGGAGAGCAGCTCGAACAAAACTTGGATATATGTTGTCGCTGGTGTTGTTGGAGGACTTGTTGCTTTGTGTATTCTGGGGGtggttgttttctttttgtttttcaggaaaaaggaaaagaaagctGATCCACAGTTTGTTTCTGAAAGCTTTGAAGCTGTTGAGAAACCGTCGAATAAGAAAGTTGAAGAAGAATCAGAGGAGTTTTTGGAAAGTTTATCCAGCATAGCTCAATCTGTTAAGGTTTACAAGTTTGAAGAGGTTAAAGCAGCCACAGAAAATTTCAGTCCTACATGTTTGATTAAGGGATCTGTTTATCGGGGCACGATAAATGGGGATTTTGCTGCTATAAAGAAAATGAGTGGTGATGTATCAAAGGAAATTAATTTGTTGAGCAAAATCAATCATTTTAATCTTATTAGTCTATCGGGAATTTGTTTTCATGATGGTCACTGGTATCTTGTATATGAATATGCTGCCAATGGACCATTAAGTGATTGGATATGTCACCATAATGGTGAGCAGAAGTCACTAAGTTGGGCACAAAGAGTACAAATTTCTTTTGATGTGGCTACAGGACTTAACTATCTCCATAGCTACACATCCCCACCTCATGTTCACAAGGATTTAAACGGTGATAATATACTTCTTGATGGTGATTTAAGAGCCAAGATTGCTAACTTTGGTCTAGCAAGGTCAGCAGATGGACAAGAAGGTGAGTTTGCATTGACAAGGCACATAGTTGGGACCCAAGGCTACATGGCACCTGAGTATTTGGAGAATGGGCTAGTCTCACCGAAGCTGGATGTCTATGCATTGGGAGTTCTGTTGCTGGAGATTCTCACCGGGAAAGAAGTTTCCGCTTTATATGAAGGTTCAAACACAAACTTGGCTGAGTTGTTGATCCCGGTGCTTAATGATGATAATGCAAAGGAGAGTTTGAGCAACTTCGTTGACCCTTCTCTGCAAGGGAAGTACCCTGTGGAACTTGCTTTTGCCATGGTCAGATTGATCGATAACTGCCTAATGAAAGATCCCTCACATCGCCCTAATACGGATGAGATTGTGCAATCTGTTTCAAGAATTATGACAGCCACACACTCATGGGAAACGTCATTTAGCACTTCAGTGTCACCACATAGATTGCCCTAGATCAatgattgtttttctttgttgtttattttgtttttgttttttcctcCTTCCACATCTAGCATGATTTGTTATGTGCAATTGTTATTACCTTGTTTATGAATTTGGAAGAGCTATTGCACCATTTATCCTACATAAAAATCAGTTTAACATTTCAGTCAAGCCACCTTGTGCTCTCTTACTTATATTCTTTCTTGCTCTGAGTTATGCATGTCCTCCTCCTCATGTTCCAGATACGTTACAAGCGCTAATAGGTCCTGGCTTTAACCTAGAAAAACAAAGTTACTTCATACATAACAAAGATCCTGATAACTGGTTTTAAACAACAGAACTAAATCTACCTTGAATCATAGATCAAAGAAGCAACTTGCTGGCTTTACCTTATAGTGA harbors:
- the LYK4 gene encoding lysM domain receptor-like kinase 4; this translates as MFLDSNELKMNYSHLIFVFTIILAYSSVSILAQQPYFGTGTNDCSSQDTSTSAFGYLCNGVNRTCQSYLTFRSQPPFNTVSSISSLLGANPSQLSQLNSVSQNATFNTNQMVLVPVTCSCSGQFYQSNASYVIRRDDSFLNIAMNTLQGLSTCQAINAENSEQANNLVVGSRINVPLRCACPTQNQTNNGTNYLLTYLIASGEFVSFISDKFGVDFRATLAANSIPEDAPTVFPNTTLLVPLSTPPLSSQVAGPSPPPPPATTPTPPAVPVSESSSNKTWIYVVAGVVGGLVALCILGVVVFFLFFRKKEKKADPQFVSESFEAVEKPSNKKVEEESEEFLESLSSIAQSVKVYKFEEVKAATENFSPTCLIKGSVYRGTINGDFAAIKKMSGDVSKEINLLSKINHFNLISLSGICFHDGHWYLVYEYAANGPLSDWICHHNGEQKSLSWAQRVQISFDVATGLNYLHSYTSPPHVHKDLNGDNILLDGDLRAKIANFGLARSADGQEGEFALTRHIVGTQGYMAPEYLENGLVSPKLDVYALGVLLLEILTGKEVSALYEGSNTNLAELLIPVLNDDNAKESLSNFVDPSLQGKYPVELAFAMVRLIDNCLMKDPSHRPNTDEIVQSVSRIMTATHSWETSFSTSVSPHRLP